GCTTCGCTCCGGAGAAAATAATCGCCGACATGATCGATTTATGGATGTTCCTTGGTACGATAATCTTATCCCCAGGAGAGCAAACAGACAAAATCATGGTCATGATAGCTCCACTGGTACCTTGCACCGAGAAAAAGGTATAATCCGCCCCAAAGGCATCGGCTGCAAGGTTTTGGGCTTCTTCAATTACGCCCGACGGCTGATGGAGGTCATCAAGCGGGGCGATATTGATCAAGTCAATAGACAGAGCATTATCGCCAATAAAATCATGAAACTCTTTATCCATACCCTGGCCTTTCTTATGTCCGGGAATATGGAATTGTACAGGGTTAGTGGCCGCGTGCTGCTTAAGTGCAGTAAATAACGGCGTACGTTGATGATCCATTTAGTCGTCTTCCGCCTTTCTTAAAAAATTAACAAGCTTGAGTATAGCAAAAAGCGACCGGAATGCAAGAAAAGATTCAGTCGTATGATGAATTCTGTTGTTCTGCAGGTAAAAGGGAGCCAAAAAATGGGCAAACTGATATCAATGAAGAAGGGGAGATCATCTTCCCGGGGAGGGGTGAGCAGATGAAAATGACATCAAAGCTTGTTAACAAATCGTTGTTAACTCCGACCTTTGTGTGTCTGTGGATCATTATGTTTCTGGTCGAGTTCGTCAAAGGTTCTTTGCTGGTATCGGTGCTGCCGGTCTATATGGGAGATGTGCTGAAGCTTAGCGCTTTCCTGATCGGACTTTCCTTCTCGCTCCAGTATATCGGGGACAACCTGTTTCGAAGCCCGGCGGGCTGGCTTGTAGAACGGCTCGGGTTCCGTATGACGATGGCGGTTGGACTATTGATCACACTAGGAGCGGTGCTGATCCTCAGCTTCATTAAGACCGTAGGATTTATTGTGCTTGGCTGCGCACTGCTTGGCATTGGAACGGCGCCTTTATGGCCCTGTGTAATGATGGGGATCTCCGCAGTGACGAAGGAGAAGAAAAACTTCGGCACAGCGATGGGAGTCATCCAGATTTCCAGTCTTGGTGGAACAGGGCTTGGGCCGATTATTATTAACTTTCTCGTCAGTAAGTCTTATACGCTGGTATTCTGGTTCTTACTTGCCTGCATGGTCGTTGTTGTGATCATCTCACTATTCTTGCCCGGTAAAGGAAATAAGCAGGTGTACGCCGCATCTAGAAGTGAGGGGCAGAAGGGCAGATTGCGCGCACTGCTGCAGAACATCCGTCATACGTTGCACCATATTCGGCATAATTTGAAGGTAAGTCCTTTTCTATACCCGGCGCTCTTCCTTCAGACATTTGCGATCGGGTTATTGACACCGGTTATAACTCTATATGTTAGAACAGAACTAGGGCTGTCACCTGAAGCCTACAGCGCCATGTTAATAGCTGGTGGGGGGATTGCTGTCGCTGGATTAATTCCGGTCGGTAAATTAGTAGATCGTTACGGGACAAGATTGTTTCTAAACGTCGGCTTTGCCTCGGCCGCTATCTCGGTCTGCCTATTTGCGCTTACCCGCTCAATTCCAATCGTGTGGATTCTAGTTATCCTGATCGGGCTTAGCTATTCCTGCATTCTGCCAACCTGGGATACGATGCTGTCGCATTTGATTCCGGAGAGGGAGAAGGGGACGGTCTGGGGATTCTTCTTGACGATCCAGGGCTTCGGTATGATTATCGGACCAATCGTCTCCGGGAAATTATGGGATTGGCTTGGTCCATCGGCCCCATTTCTGGCCAGTGGCTGTTCTATGGGCTTGCTGTTCTTCGTGCATCTCATCCTCTCCCGGCCAAGCTATCGTCTGAGTACCGAATAAGTACGGAGGTGATAGGCGGATACCACCGATGGGTAGTCCGGGAGAAGGAGGACAGGCACAATGATATCTTTTTAAAAAGAGGCTTTGTACAGAGGCTGCAGGGTTGCAAAAGTCTCTTCGATCTTAGCAAGCAGCTTTTCGCCATCGAGCAGAATGGGGTCATCGCGCTCAATTCGCAAACCGCACATCATTTCCGCCTTCTTGACGTTTTTGAGCCGCTCAGCCATCACCTTTAATTCAGTGGAATTGACTTCTGCATGTGGGGTTCCAACCGGATTGAAGTGATCCATGGACCAAAAGAAATGCTCAGGTACCATCTTCTTCACTTTGGCCGCATGCTTGTCCAGGAAATCGGCGAATACAAGCTTGTTTGGGCTCTCATAAATAACCGCAAAAATAATGAACAGATGCGTAGAGAACAGTCCTACTTCGAAATGCGGCAAAGCCTTATAACCGCGTTTGGCGCTTGCCAGGGCCACCCAGGTATCAATTGGCGGATTGACAGTCCGTCTAGCATGCTTGGCGACATGGGGGTACATCTCCTCTCCGCAAAGTGCGGACAGATAGGTGGACAGTGTCTGGCCCAGATCCTCCAGCTTCGGTCTGACCTGAGCGATAATCGCTTCCATTCTGCCCTCTAGGCCAGGTACTGTGAATACATCGAAATCCTGCGCGGTGAAACCGTTGAAATTCGTCATCATGATTAACCTCCATATTCAGTGCTTCAATCAAGCACATCATGTCACAATTTAACTATTCTAGAAGTAGTTCAAAAAGTCCGCTTTTGATCACGAAGTGAATCAAGGAGTAACTCGGCATCGAATCTTGAATTCAGCCCGGGTCTTCCGGTGCTCACGTACCCCAAATGTACGCTCCGCTCCTCAGACCCTAGCTTCATCCAACCTTCTCGGTGCTGAAAACCGTACTTTTTGAACACATATTTTTTAGTATAGCATAAACATTGTTATAGTTAGGTTGTACAGCTAATAGCGAAAATAGGCGTGATCTTGCCTGCCGGGCCTTTCCTGCCCTTTTGTCGCAGATCGGGCTTAGAGATGGGGAAAATTAATCAATAATCCAAGTTCCGTTACATAATATGAAGTATAAGATAGGGTAAGCCGCAATCGGGAGATGAAGGTGAGAGCTAAATCCAGACAGCATCGGCTTTTTAGCACTCACAAATGATGAGGAGGGAGTGCCGTGAATAAAAGTTATGAAGTGGAATACTGCAACCTGGAACTCCGATTCGACCGTCGGCACATTCAGCAATTGATCCGTGATTTGATCCAAGACGGGTATTCTCTATACTGGAGCGAGAATGAGACGACTTTCATTATCTCAGTCCGTACAGGCCGCAAGCTGACGAAGCTGCGTTTTCAGCGTATAGCGAATGGATACAAGCTGGTTGGCGATTATGTTATCAAGGATGCCAAACTGGCCGAGTGGCTGGAGAAATTAATCGGTGATCTACGCGGGCATGCTGTCGTAAAACGGTTCAAAGATCGGCAGATCGTGGTCGAGAACATTCTGTTCGGAGAACTAATCCGACAGGTAGAAATCAACGGAGTAGAACATAAGGTTATTTATCAAAAAGGGCCAGTGGTTGATGTGAAGAAAATGGCTGAATTATATATGGCTCAACTCGCGGAGAAGCAGCTTGAGCAGCTGCGGAAGGAGCTTGATGCAGAACTTGAGAAACTGTATGACGCTCTGCAAGAGGGAGATCAAGAGAGCGCCGAGGCTTGCAAGGAGAAACTTCGTAAGATCAGGCTCGAATTAATCCGCCTGGAGTGGTAAATTAATAGCCTTTAGCAAGGATAAATGATCGCCTTTTTGAAAATGAACTAAATACGAACAATATAATTTTTGCAATCTGTGCAAAATATTATTGCAGGCCCCCTGAGAACCTGGGGCTTGTTTTATGAGGATATGATGAAGGTATTCACTTCTATTCACAAAAGAGTTAAAATGATAGTATTGAAAAAAATAAACAGTGAGTAAAGGATGGAGACCATGTCAAAACAACAAATTGGCGTTATTGGCCTTGCCGTTATGGGCAAGAATTTAGCCCTGAATATTGAAAGCAGAGGTTTTACCGTATCGGTGTTTAACCGTTCTCCGCAAAAAACTCATGATTTGCTCGAAAATGAAGGCAAAGGCAAAAACCTTGTCGGCACCTTCTCCATTGAAGAGTTCGTTCAATCTCTTGAAACTCCACGTAAAATTTTAATTATGGTACAAGCCGGTGCAGCTACTGACGCAACGATTGAGAGCTTGCTTCCTCATCTGGATCAAGGTGATATTATTATCGATGGCGGCAATGCTTACTTCCCGGATACTCAGCGTCGCAGCAAAGACCTCGAAGCCAAAGGATTCCGCTTCATCGGTACTGGCGTATCCGGCGGGGAAGAGGGCGCGCTTAAGGGGCCTTCCATTATGCCAGGCGGACCGGAAAGTGCTTATAAACTTGTAGAACCTATTCTGACTGCAATTTCTGCAAAAGTAAACGGTGACCCATGCTGTACATATATTGGACCGGACGGCGCCGGGCACTATGTGAAGATGGTGCACAACGGTATCGAATACGGAGATATGCAGCTTATTGGCGAAGCTTATCATTTGCTGAAGGATGTCCTCGGCACGGATGCCAAGGAATTGCATGAAATTTTTAGCGAGTGGAACAAAGGTGAGCTCGACAGCTACCTGATCGAAATTACAGCTGACATCTTCTCACAATACGATGAAGAAACCGGAAAACCTATGGTTGACGTCATTCTTGACGCAGCTGGCCAGAAGGGTACTGGTAAATGGACAAGCCAAAGCGCACTCGATCTTGGAGTTCCATTGTCTATGATCACTGAATCCGTGTTCTCCCGCTTCTTGTCTGCGATGAAGGAAGAGCGCGTGGCTGCAAGCAAGATTCTGAACGGCCCGGCTAAGAAGGAATTCAAAGGCGACAAGCAAGAATTCATTGAAAATGTACGTAAAGCTCTGTTCGCCAGCAAAATCGTATCCTATGCTCAAGGATTTGCACAAATGCGTTCGGCTTCCGATGAGTATGGTTGGGATTTGAAATATGGCAATATCGCTATGATCTTCCGCGGTGGCTGCATCATCCGTTCGCAGTTCCTGCAAAATATCAAGGATGCTTATGATCGCGATGCTGCGCTTAAGAACTTACTGCTCGATCCTTACTTCAAGAACATCGTTGAGAGCTATCAAGATGCTTGGCGTAAAGTGATTGCCGCAGCAGTAGAGAACGGTATTCCAGTACCAGGCTTCTCTAGTGCCTTGGCTTACTACGACAGCTACCGTACAGATCGCTTGCCAGCGAACCTGCTTCAAGCGCAACGTGATTACTTCGGCGCTCACACCTTCAAGCGTGTAGACAAAGAAGGCGTATTCCATCATCAATGGTTCTAAGCCTGAGTAACTGGGCAGAGAAGCCCGTATCTCAGCAGAGCTCTATTATATAGAGCAAGAATAAGACGTCGCACCCAGCGGATTTCCGCTTGCTGCGGCGTCTTTTTGGAATCATTAGTGTATTTCCTGAGGGACTGAAGGATAGGCAGTGCCACATCAGCGTGCTCTTGTGTTATGATATGAAAAAAGTTTGCTGTCAAGCTGGAATTAAAGTAGGTGAGATGTTGAGTAGTCATAAGGATAATATTATACTTGTCGGCATGATGGGGACTGGTAAATCAACAGTAGGGGCGCATTTGGCTGATAAGCTTGGCTACCGTCTGATTGATCTTGACCAGCAGATCGTGCAGCAGGCCGGCTGCTCTATTCCGGAGATCTTCGCTGAGAAGGGTGAAGCTTATTTCCGCGATCTAGAGTCGGATGTGCTTGATCGGGTCCTGCAAGAGGGTGGTATCGTTCTGGCCACCGGTGGAGGGGCTGTGCTGCGGGAGAGCAATTGCAAGTGCATGCTCGGGCATGGACAAGTTGTGGCCCTTGCTGCGACAGTAGAGGAGATTCTAAGCCGTGTTGGCGAAGATAAGAATCGACCCTTACTGGCCGGGGGCGCGAAGCAGCGGATAGAGACCTTGCTGGATGAACGAAAGCACGCTTATTTGTTCGCACATCATCATGTGAATACGACAGGTAAGAGTGTTGAACAAGTGTCAGATGAAATTTTAATGCTTTGCCGCGGTTAATCATCAATTCATAAAGGAGAACTTATAGTATGGATGTTATCGTTAGACCAACGCCTGAGTTAAGGGGAGAGATCGGAGCGTTATCGTCAAAGAATTATACAACACGTTATTTGTTGGTTGCCGCGCTGGCTGAGGGTACAAGCACGATTTATTATCCAGCCCACAGCGAGGACAGCGATGCGATGCGTCGTTGTATTGCTGATCTTGGCGCTGTATTGGAAGAGGATGAAGAGAAAATCGTCATCACAGGCTTCGGGCGGCATCCGAAGGATATCAAGGAATTGAACGTAGGCAATGCAGGCGCTGTGCTGCGCTTTCTATTAGCGATTGCGGCCCTGTCCCCGGATATTACCTTTGTGAATACGTATCCTGATTCATTGGGCAAGCGTCCGCATGATGACTTGATCGAATCATTGCAGAGCATGGGTGTTGAAATCGAGCATCGGGATGGCAAGCTCCCAATTACTGTTCGTGGCGGTGCACCGAAGGGCGGCAAGATAAGAGTATCCGGTGCGGTCAGTTCGCAGTTCCTTAGCGCTCTACTGTTCCTCACACCATTGCTTGAAGAGGACAGTGAGATTGAGGTTGTCAATGATCTGAAATCGAAGGTCGTTATCGGACAAACGCTAGAGGTGCTGGAACAGGCGGAAATTGTCATCCATGCCAGCGAGGATTTGATGAATTATAAAGTGCCTGGTCGTCAATCCTACCAAGCGAGGGATTATACGGTGCAGGGAGACTATCCAGGCTCAGCAGCAATTCTGGCTGCTGCGGCTGTGACGAATTCAGATGTGAAGGTGCATCGTCTGATGGAACAGAGCAAGCAAGGCGAGCGGGCAATCGTTGACGTACTGCGCATGATGGAAGTTCCACTAACCCATGAGAACGGAGTCGTTCACGTCCTCGGCAATGGTCACTTGAAGCCAATTGAGTTCGATGGCGATGCAGCGACAGATGCCGTACTCGCTATGGTAGCTGCTGCGGTCTTCGCCGATGGCACATCCCGTTTTTATAATGTAGAGAATTTGCGGTACAAGGAGTGCGACCGCATTACTGATTACTTGAACGAGCTCCGCAAAGCCGGTGCCGATGTCGAAGAGCGCCAGGCGGAGATCATCGTGCACGGTCGTCCAGGTGAGTTGCCAGGCGGCGTCACAATCAATGCGCATTACGATCATCGGGTTATCATGGCTCTAACTGTTGTAGGTCTTCGTTGCCAGCAGCCGCTAGTCATCAAGGATGCGCATCATGTCGCCAAATCGTATCCAGGATTCTTCGACCATATTACTGCACTTGGGGGTAATGTGGAGTGGGTTGAAAACGGGACTTTGTGAACATACATTTAGAGAGGAGTAAGCAAAATGGCATTTGAAAATCCAAGCAGAGAGAAAATCAAAGAAATTCTAGAGAAGGCCGGAAATATTGCGATTGTCGGTTTGTCTGATAAGCCGGATCGTACTTCTCATATGATTGCTGAGGCATTGCAGAGCAATGGATACCGGATTATCCCGGTCAACCCTGTCGTCTCGGGTGAAATTCTCGGCGAGAAGGTCTATCCATCGCTTAAGGATATTCCTGAGCCTATAGACATTGTTGATGTCTTCCGCCGCAGCGAATATACACCTGAGATCGCCAAGGAGGCGGTTGAGATCGGCGCTAACGTATTGTGGCTGCAGCAGGGCATCATTAACGAGGAAGCGGCTGACACCGCCGTTAAAGGCGGGCTCACCGTCATTATGGACCGCTGTATTAAGGTGGAGGACAGCCTCCTGATCGGCAAACGCCACGGTTAAGAGAATCAATCCAGAGCTAATAGGACCTTGAATATCGTCCGGTATAATCTATGCCGGGCGATTTTCACTTGTCTGCACTATTTCCTTTGACAAAAGAATGAGGCTGGGCTTACCATTAAGAAATAGAGAGAGACTATCCTATAAATGCGTGTTCAATAGTCAGAGTTCAGTACTGGCTTGTTGAACAACCTCTATAAGGGTTTAAATAGGTTTAGGGGGTCGAAACATGATACAAGGTATTGGTGCAGCGGCTGGTGTTGCTATCGGCAAGGCATTTGTGCTGCCCACCTGGGAATGGGATGTTCCGGATCGGCGAATGGAAAGTGTGGATTTGGCCAAGGAGTTCGAAAGGCTGTATGAAGGCATTAGAACGTCCAAGACTGAAATCGAGTTCATGAAGAACGAGATTAAAGAGACGGTTGGAGTAGCAGAATCTAACATTTTTGATGCACATATCGCCATACTGGAAGATCCTGTTTTTATGAGTGAAATTCGCGGGATTATAGAGCGTCAATACAAAGCGGCCGAAGTGGCTGTTAAAGAGGCGATTGATCATTTTGTAACGATGTTTGATCTGTTGGATGATGAGTATATGAAGGAGCGGGCGCTTGATATTAAGGATGTTGGTAACCGATTGCTTAAGCATTTGCTCGGAACCCCAGATATTACACTGCCTTCCGATACACAGCCCTATATCCTGGTAGCCCGGGAATTGTCCCCCTCACAGCTTGTCCATTTGAATCCACAGCGTGTGCTGGGGATGGTAACGATAGCTGGGGGCAAGACTTCGCATTCGGCAATTATGGCACGAGCGCTTGGAATTCCACTCGTCTCAGGCCTGGAGGATTCCTTGACAGAGATATTTAAGACAGGCGATCTTCTGGTGATTGACGGGGATGAAGGAGCTATTTTCCTGAACCCGGATCATGTCATTATCGATCAATATACAGCGATTGCCGAGAGACAGCGGCGGAGGAAGGAACAACTGCAGCTACTCGCTACGGTGGACCCTGTAACGAAGGATAATGTGCGGATGAAGCTGGCTGGCAATATTAGCTCGGTGAAGGATCTGGAGCTGACCTTCAAATATGGAGCGGAGGGAGTTGGGCTGTTCCGGACAGAATTTCTGTATATGGATCGGCTGGGCTTCCCAAGCGAAGAGGAGCAGTTTGAGGTCTACCGTCAGATCGCCGAGAGAATGGGAGAGCATTCGGTCGTGATCCGAACATTGGATATCGGCGGTGATAAGCAGCTGGAATACTTTACGATCCCTGAAGAAGAGAACCCAGTGCTGGGATTCCGGGCCATTCGTATAAGCCTTGATAATAAAGAAATTTTCAAAACGCAGTTAATGGCTATTCTGCGGGCAAGTGCTTACGGTAATGTTAAAATTCTCTATCCGATGATCTCCTCGCTGGAGGAGGTTCGCAAAGCGAAAGAAATTTTGCAGGAAGCCAAGCAAGAACTTACCGCTAGAGGAATTGCCTATGACGACAATGTACCGATCGGGGCGATGATTGAGGTCCCAGCAGCCGTAGCGATTGCAGATCTTCTGGCTCAGGAAGTAGATTTCTTCAGCATAGGCACGAATGATCTGGTCCAGTACGTGCTTGCTGTAGACCGGATGAATGAGAAGATTGCCCATATGTATCACCCTTTTCATCCGGCGGTACTACGTATGCTTCGACAGACCGTTATAGCGGCGAAGGAAGCGGGAATTCCGATCAGTGTATGCGGCGAGCTGGCCAGCGATGAGAGGGCACTTCCGATTTGGCTCTATCTCGGGGTAAGCAACCTGAGCATGTCGTCGCAATCCCTTCTTCGCGTCAAGCACCGGATACTGAATATTTACGCTAGTGAGAGTCGTGAATTAGGCGCCCATTGCTACCGTCTATCGACGAGCACTGAGGTGGAAGCGGAACTGGTTCGTTACTTAGGAACCGAAGTACGTTAAATCTTATTGATATAGAACGGACTATGAAAAGCAACGGGGCTGTCCAATAAGTCCCTAAAATGAAAGCAGAACGGAAAAATGAGTTGTTTTTCCGTCCTGCTTTTCTTGTGCGTCTTTTTCTACTTAGCAGTTTAACCAATAGTGAAAGAGCAGTGTTTACGAATAAAGCGATTTATCTGTTACAGAAAAAAATGTTCAGGAAGCTTAAGATCGACCGACTGAGTTGGACGGACCCGCTTTAATTTGAAGCTGCACAGAGTTATTCAAATGAATTAAGTATAAGATTAAATGGACACCCAGTAAGCCAGTGTTTCCCTGATTTTGAGAAGACAAAGTACAGTAAGGCGATTTTAAAAACAAACTATGAGATGATTCAGGCAGCGCAATTCATTATGAACAGGCCAGCCTATCACAAGGAGGAAAAAAGATGACACAACAGCGAGAAGAGTTAGCGATGGAGTGGCGGCAGGAGGGTAAACGGTATGCTGTGGATGTGAATGAGTTTGTAAGGATTGGAATGGAGAGCAACTGGCAGCAGAAACAGGCGGATCCGGAAGAAGACAAGCGCCATCGACTGGTCGGCAAAGTACTGAAAGAAATCAAGGCAGCCAACGAGACTGGAAACATCGCGGAGCTGCGCTCCCAATTTCCACCTGCCACCTGGCCTTTTTCCGATATATATCAGGACAAAATGCAAGGCGTAGAGCCTATCACAATCATGCTTAATGGAGGCATCCTCTTCCAAACCAGCGATTCCGCGCAGCCGCAAATCTATGTAGCGGATGCGACTAGCATAGAGGCCTTTGCTAATATATACAGTGCAGGCGTCTCTCCTGATCGAAAATATGTAGCGCTGGCAGACGACAAAGAAATTCGTGTTCTAGCCGAGCCGGATTGTAAGCTCCAAGGTACTGTAGCCGCTCGTTATAAGTGGGCTGCGCTGCAGCGGCAAATAAAAGATATTTTACCTCAATACGAGTCACTCGCCGATGATGAAATACCTGCAAGAAGCCTTATAAAAATGGTTCCTTTCGAAAACGGACAGTCTCTCTTGCTCGTATCGAGCGGGGGAACCTTTCTTGTGGAGCAGGAGCATGTGACTCTACTCCACCCCGATCCGGCTACATATGGAGATGACGAGGACGAGGAAGACCGCTATATCGGTGATGCCATGATGCATGGGGCGGTATCGCCGGACAATCGCTGGATCGCCTTCGGCGGCCAGTGCAGTGAGCATTTGCTGCTCGATACCAAGGAACGGGTCATTCATGAGATCGCACCTGTATCCAGTTACCCGCATTATTGCACCTTCTCTCTGGATAGCCGGGAGGTCTGGTTCAATGCCTGCCATTTCTATAACGGGGAGACAATTAAAGTTCCAATCGCCGAGTTGACAGACAATGCAGCTACTGTTGACAAGGAATGGCCCAGCATGGATGGAGACATGCGAGTATACGCCGCGGCTACAGTATCGAATGGCCAAATTCTCGGCGATGCTTACGGTTACCTGCGCCTTATTAACAGCGAAGGTGAGGAGATTTGGCGCTATTTTGTCGGCAGTACGATTAGCGGTCTTGCCGTGTCGGCTGATGAAGCGCTGCTTGCCGTGGGAACGTACGGCGGTATGCTGCATTTTATTGATTTACAGAGCGGAGAAAGAGATATGTATACGATCGGCAATGCACCGATCCAGGAGATGGCCAGATGGATCATCTGGAAGGACGAGGCGCCGCTGCGCTGGTAGCTGGAAATGTTGTATCATGCTGCGGAAAAACACCGCTGCAGGATACAGAAGTCCTGCCATATGCACCCCTGCTCAGCTAAGCATGGCATGCCATTGCTATCGGGTTTGTAAGATCTTATGATGAATAAGGGCTTCCCTCTAGGTTTAAAAACCAAGGGATGGCCCTTTCTTTATTCTATAAATTAAGATTATTACTTTAGTAGTACTTCACACGCCCCTTTTGCGTTTGACCTGATCACTCGGACGGACATAATTGACCGTTAGCGTTGTTCCTTTGGTACTCTGCTCTTTTAACGGACAATTATGTCCATTAAAAAGGGGAAATGTCGCGTAAAACCGCATTTTTGTTTCTAATGGTCGAAAGTGTCCGTTAGAAGAGCTTAGTTGTTTTTTTCTTGCTCTAACGGACATTTTTGACCGCTTGATAAGTCCTATCACACTGTTTTTTAGGATTCCTATGCCTCATATCAGGGGAGAATACTGACCATTTTGTCTATTGCGCTTTGCGAGCTCCAATGGTTTTAGTGGTACAAAAATGTGGATATTTCCATATTTTTAGTTCCGTATTCCCGCTGTTTTGTCCTTTCTGAACAACCCCGTTGCTTTCTCTCAAGTTATTTAGCTGCAAGTGCGTCGACATAAGCTTTGCCGTAAGGCGGCAAATCCGGTGGACGGCGTGCAGAGATGATATGTCCATCGACAACGACGGGCTCATCCTTCCAAATCGCCCCGGCATTCTCCATGTCGTCGCGAATGCCTGGCGTTGAGGTGACCGTGACGCCTTTCAGAATTCCGGCTGAGATCAGTACCCAACCGGCGTGGCAGATCTGTCCGATCGGTTTCTGGGCCGCATGCAGCTGGCGGATCATCTCCAGTACCTTGGGATAGCGGCGGAGCTTGTCAGGAGCCCAGCCTCCGGGTACAAGAATGCCATCATATTGATTTGCAGAGATTTCCTCAAAGGAGAATTCAGCTTCTGCAGGAACCCCATATTTGCCGATGTATATTTTGCCTTTCTCCGGGCCGACGAGATGAACTTCGGCCCCCTCTTCGCGGACGCGGTAAATCGGATACCATAGCTCCAAATCCTCGAACTCCTCATCTACCAACGCGATCACTTTTTTTCCAGTTAGTCTCAATATAGTCTCCCCCTGTCTGAAATGAGTCTTGACGAAAATCGATTTCAATATTTTAATTGTATCAAATGTGAATCAAAGATTACATACAGCACAGATGTGATTATGAGGTGATACCGTGCTTTTATTCTGCCGTTGCGGCCAGGCAATGACTCTTAGCTTTCGGATGCTAGTTTTCGAAAATATGTATCAAATCGACTTAGTTCCTATTCTGGAATGCGAGGATTGCTCTTCTTATGAATTAATTCCGTCATTTAAGCAGGATGTAACAAAGCTGTTAGCTGAGCTAAAGGAACAGCGCCAGGAAGGAAGAGTTGTTTTTACGAGTGTGAATGAGCTTGCTTCGGTATTGTATGACATTTATAAGTCCGGGCAGGAACTATTGGAGGTGTCCTCATTTGATGCATTCTTGGTAGAAAAATGCGAGGAACGCATTAATCTACTACTGGATTTGTACGGGTATGCGAGTAAAGCTGGGGACGCTGACTGGATGGAGACAATATCATTTCGCTTATCCAGCTTATCTTCATTTGTGAAAAAACGCCAATTTCTAGAAACGAAGTAAATCAATTTAAAAGAAATGACGAATAAAGTTGTTTTTAAGGGGCGCATTTTGTTAATATAACATATGGCAAGGTACAGATCCTTAAAGTGCGTGTTCAAAAAGACCGGTTTTCAGACCCAAGATTGGACGAAGCTAGGGAGTGGACTTTTTGAATTACCTCTAAATGAAGAAGGGATGGATATGTCATGTATAATTTGCTAAGAATAACATCCATAGAAGACCTTCATAGCGCTTTGCAGCAATCCACTAGTCAACCGCTTTTGTTGTTCAAACACAGTACTCGTTGCCCAATCAGTTCCGGGGCGCATCGAGAGTTTACAGCATATTTGAATGCGGCTCCCAATGAGGGAGTTATATATGGTTTGATTTATGTGATTGAAGATCGAGAGGTATCTAATGCTGCTGCCGAGTTGCTTGGCGTGAAGCATGAATCCCCTCAGGCAATACTCGTCAAGAATGGGCAAGCAGTATGGAATACTTCCCATTCACAGATTACTTCCGGAGCTCTACAAGGAATTCTGGGATAAGTGAAGCGTTATCATTGCACAAAGTAATATTTTGTCGTATCATTAAACTAATTGGGGTACTGGACCTTACCGGATGAACGAGTGAAAATCTATTGGCAATGGAGAGAAGAATGTGACGGTTA
The window above is part of the Paenibacillus lutimineralis genome. Proteins encoded here:
- the aroA gene encoding 3-phosphoshikimate 1-carboxyvinyltransferase produces the protein MDVIVRPTPELRGEIGALSSKNYTTRYLLVAALAEGTSTIYYPAHSEDSDAMRRCIADLGAVLEEDEEKIVITGFGRHPKDIKELNVGNAGAVLRFLLAIAALSPDITFVNTYPDSLGKRPHDDLIESLQSMGVEIEHRDGKLPITVRGGAPKGGKIRVSGAVSSQFLSALLFLTPLLEEDSEIEVVNDLKSKVVIGQTLEVLEQAEIVIHASEDLMNYKVPGRQSYQARDYTVQGDYPGSAAILAAAAVTNSDVKVHRLMEQSKQGERAIVDVLRMMEVPLTHENGVVHVLGNGHLKPIEFDGDAATDAVLAMVAAAVFADGTSRFYNVENLRYKECDRITDYLNELRKAGADVEERQAEIIVHGRPGELPGGVTINAHYDHRVIMALTVVGLRCQQPLVIKDAHHVAKSYPGFFDHITALGGNVEWVENGTL
- a CDS encoding shikimate kinase; translation: MLSSHKDNIILVGMMGTGKSTVGAHLADKLGYRLIDLDQQIVQQAGCSIPEIFAEKGEAYFRDLESDVLDRVLQEGGIVLATGGGAVLRESNCKCMLGHGQVVALAATVEEILSRVGEDKNRPLLAGGAKQRIETLLDERKHAYLFAHHHVNTTGKSVEQVSDEILMLCRG
- a CDS encoding CoA-binding protein gives rise to the protein MAFENPSREKIKEILEKAGNIAIVGLSDKPDRTSHMIAEALQSNGYRIIPVNPVVSGEILGEKVYPSLKDIPEPIDIVDVFRRSEYTPEIAKEAVEIGANVLWLQQGIINEEAADTAVKGGLTVIMDRCIKVEDSLLIGKRHG
- the gndA gene encoding NADP-dependent phosphogluconate dehydrogenase, giving the protein MSKQQIGVIGLAVMGKNLALNIESRGFTVSVFNRSPQKTHDLLENEGKGKNLVGTFSIEEFVQSLETPRKILIMVQAGAATDATIESLLPHLDQGDIIIDGGNAYFPDTQRRSKDLEAKGFRFIGTGVSGGEEGALKGPSIMPGGPESAYKLVEPILTAISAKVNGDPCCTYIGPDGAGHYVKMVHNGIEYGDMQLIGEAYHLLKDVLGTDAKELHEIFSEWNKGELDSYLIEITADIFSQYDEETGKPMVDVILDAAGQKGTGKWTSQSALDLGVPLSMITESVFSRFLSAMKEERVAASKILNGPAKKEFKGDKQEFIENVRKALFASKIVSYAQGFAQMRSASDEYGWDLKYGNIAMIFRGGCIIRSQFLQNIKDAYDRDAALKNLLLDPYFKNIVESYQDAWRKVIAAAVENGIPVPGFSSALAYYDSYRTDRLPANLLQAQRDYFGAHTFKRVDKEGVFHHQWF
- a CDS encoding YktB family protein — protein: MMTNFNGFTAQDFDVFTVPGLEGRMEAIIAQVRPKLEDLGQTLSTYLSALCGEEMYPHVAKHARRTVNPPIDTWVALASAKRGYKALPHFEVGLFSTHLFIIFAVIYESPNKLVFADFLDKHAAKVKKMVPEHFFWSMDHFNPVGTPHAEVNSTELKVMAERLKNVKKAEMMCGLRIERDDPILLDGEKLLAKIEETFATLQPLYKASF
- a CDS encoding MFS transporter, with translation MKMTSKLVNKSLLTPTFVCLWIIMFLVEFVKGSLLVSVLPVYMGDVLKLSAFLIGLSFSLQYIGDNLFRSPAGWLVERLGFRMTMAVGLLITLGAVLILSFIKTVGFIVLGCALLGIGTAPLWPCVMMGISAVTKEKKNFGTAMGVIQISSLGGTGLGPIIINFLVSKSYTLVFWFLLACMVVVVIISLFLPGKGNKQVYAASRSEGQKGRLRALLQNIRHTLHHIRHNLKVSPFLYPALFLQTFAIGLLTPVITLYVRTELGLSPEAYSAMLIAGGGIAVAGLIPVGKLVDRYGTRLFLNVGFASAAISVCLFALTRSIPIVWILVILIGLSYSCILPTWDTMLSHLIPEREKGTVWGFFLTIQGFGMIIGPIVSGKLWDWLGPSAPFLASGCSMGLLFFVHLILSRPSYRLSTE